GTGTAATCATCGATTGCGGGGGAACGGCCCGGTGCGGGGTCTACCCGAAACTGGGCGTGCTGACGGTGGACATCACCCCCGCTTCCCCCTCCGGGCCCCTCATGCAATATATCAAGGAAGACAATTTTGTATCCGGGGTGCGGCTGGAGGATATCCGCCCGATGGAGGAGGATGAAGCCCGCTCCTATGAGGAAGCAGCCTCGGCGGAGGAAGCGCCGGAATCCGCCGGTGAGAGGGAAGCTCCCTCCGCCCAGGCGACGGCGTCGGTTCCCCGAAACAAAATCGTCCAATTCATCGAAGCCATCGGCCGCGGGATGGGAAAGGTCGTGGGAACCTTCTATCAGGCGGGGCGGGAGACGATCGACCAGGTGATTCGAAATATCCTGCCGTTTATGGCCTTTGTCAGCACCATCATCGGGATCATCCTGTATACGGGGATCGGGAATCTGATCGCGGAAGTGGTATCCCCCCTGGCAGGGACCCTCGTCGGCCTCCTGCTGATCTCGATCGTGGCCGCCCTGCCGTTCCTGTCTCCCCTTCTCGGGCCGGGGGCCGTCGTCGCTCAGGTGGTCGGGGTCCTCGTCGGCGTCGAGATCGGCCGGGGCAACATTCCTCCCCAAATGGCCCTTCCCGCCCTGTTTGCCATCAATCCGCAGGTGGGTTGCGACTTTGTTCCGGTCGGGCTCACGCTGGGGGAAGCCAAGCCGGAGACCATCGAGATCGGCGTTCCTGCCGTCTTGTTCTCCAGGATGATCACCGGTCCCCTGGCGGTATTG
This genomic interval from Planifilum fimeticola contains the following:
- the srlE gene encoding PTS glucitol/sorbitol transporter subunit IIB; this translates as MASYKPVQVSKGEGGWGGPLVIRPTEKKRFVVSVTGGGIHPVAERIASLTGGEAVDGFKKKVEPEEMACVIIDCGGTARCGVYPKLGVLTVDITPASPSGPLMQYIKEDNFVSGVRLEDIRPMEEDEARSYEEAASAEEAPESAGEREAPSAQATASVPRNKIVQFIEAIGRGMGKVVGTFYQAGRETIDQVIRNILPFMAFVSTIIGIILYTGIGNLIAEVVSPLAGTLVGLLLISIVAALPFLSPLLGPGAVVAQVVGVLVGVEIGRGNIPPQMALPALFAINPQVGCDFVPVGLTLGEAKPETIEIGVPAVLFSRMITGPLAVLIAYLFSFGLYTN